In the genome of Amia ocellicauda isolate fAmiCal2 chromosome 3, fAmiCal2.hap1, whole genome shotgun sequence, one region contains:
- the LOC136742110 gene encoding protein DBF4 homolog B, with the protein MAAQQAGKMQRRARVQQLEAELSRGSQPLTGKSFYLDVLKSKHSTLLVEAIGRLGGRIESFLSKEVSYVVSGSREARQDTSAWPRDGEAGDVAAGSPSPSCRRESPAGGSQRTADTAVYGSRGKALVEKVMRNSERCDGSSVLANARSWGVKILYVDDFLAYIEKVSMESSQTKNRKLEKKPAAPSTSRVMKAGALKQPFVKIEDSSRRYRPLHQQFASFPDLDFSRISRFSPFEPPAPQPPGKEEDRVKEKSLGLPTSDGKQKPGDLMAPPLAVPPVRAKKKNQGFCECCQQAFKEEDEHLQSEQHRHFVQSSSHYSVVDRLISEMSPAFVESPLPDSRLMRSASPPAGPAEISLELVQNNSEVEKAIEALLSRHSPERPAKSPVAIQDRSPDHCPWIAGQPTQLGQTGGSPPTNDCIAALATPCTVEPSLQEGDSECLLPSQPVDGDLLKQMGQPAVEEQAGSDSRVSGLSKPEPLDPQKDALPVISPPPKIRKRYRSVSTSPRAKKRRRTILDLRSDPTFGCTSASDQLYSKPLDTCLAQPVMKAAPGPQLQDPVSGLQEMALCSVVAETVPLAELCNHSGVPAKSSHLEQGHFVHLFSPAESQPLVDQSQSPLEVQSPELAIPTAPQEDAATDISPCFGPFPPVVIKEACLPPFLAPLGTSLTQPAFLDPGLTMMGILEAGVPNTNQQEGVSPGSSPFLAPLCPADLSSCCLSKTDEAVVSTAPHSQCFPSVGIDDSLLPTASFSSESDWDCGLLSRLEAPPAPCGQSNLDLDVLRRTCARVQDSGYESRLCSVLRPSPEQEWAAAGATSRCSNQTEPLPFRALEPCLEAGPV; encoded by the exons AT GGCAGCGCAGCAGGCAGGGAAGATGCAGCGAAGGGCGCGGGTGCAGCAGCTGGAGGCGGAGCTCTCCCGGGGGAGCCAGCCCTTGACGGGGAAATCCTTCTACCTGGACGTCCTGAAGAGTAAACACTCCACCCTGCTGGTGGAGGCCATTGGCCGCCTGGGAGGG AGAATCGAAAGCTTCCTCAGTAAGGAGGTGAGCTACGTGGTGTCTGGGAGTAGAGAGGCCCGTCAGGACACAAGCGCCTGGCCCAGGGACGGGGAGGCGGGCGACGTGGCGGCCGGCTCCCCCAGCCCGTCGTGTAGGAGAGAGAGCCCAGCTGGTGGCAGCCAGCGCACTGCGGACACGGCG GTGTATGGCAGCCGGGGGAAGGCCTTGGTGGAGAAGGTGATGCGCAACAGT GAGCGCTGTGACGGGAGCAGTGTACTGGCCAACGCTCGCTCCTGGGGGGTGAAGATCCTCTATGTGGACG ATTTCCTGGCATACATTGAAAAGGTGTCTATGGAAAGCTCCCAAACCAAGAACAGGAAGCTGGAG AAGAAGCCTGCAGCACCATCTACGAGCCGCGTTATGAAAG CTGGAGCACTAAAGCAGCCCTTTGTGAAAATTGAGGACTCGAGCAG GCGATACAGGCCCTTGCACCAACAGTTTGCCAGCTTCCCTGACCTGGATTTCTCCAGAATCAGCAGATTCAGCCCATTTGAGCCTCCTGCCCCACAGCCTCCTGGGAAGGAGGAGGACAGAGTCAA gGAGAAGAGTCTGGGGTTGCCCACCAGCGATGGGAAGCAGAAGCCTGGCGATCTCATGGCACCCCCCCTGGCAGTCCCCCCTGTACGAGCGAAGAAGAAGAACCAGGGCTTCTGTGAGTGCTGCCAGCAAGCCTTCAAGGAGGAAGACGAG CACCTCCAGTCAGAGCAGCACAGGCACTTTGTCCAGAGCTCCTCTCACTACAGTGTGGTGGACAGACTGATCTCTGAGATGAGCCCCGCATTTGTGGAGAGTCCACTCCCGGACAGCCGGCTGATGAG GTCTGCCTCTCCACCAGCAGGCCCTGCTGAGATTTCCCTGGAGCTGGTACAGAACAACAGCGAGGTGGAGAAGGCCATCGAAGCCCTGCTGTCCCGACACAGCCCAGAACGGCCAGCGAAAAGCCCGGTTGCCATTCAGGACAGGAGCCCAGACCACTGCCCTTGGATCGCAGGCCAGCCCACACAGCTTGGTCAAACTGGGGGTTCGCCACCAACCAATGACTGCATTGCTGCTCTTGCCACCCCATGCACTGTGGAACCCAGTCTCCAGGAGGGTGACTCCGAGTGCCTGCTGCCGTCTCAGCCTGTGGATGGAGATCTCCTGAAACAGATGGGACAGCCAGCGGTCGAGGAACAAGCTGGAAGTGACTCCCGGGTCAGTGGCCTATCAAAGCCAGAGCCATTGGATCCACAGAAAGATGCTCTGCCTGTCATCTCTCCACCTCCAAAAATCAGGAAGCGTTATAGGTCGGTCAGTACAAGCCCCAGGGCTAAGAAGAGGCGGAGAACCATACTGGACCTCAGGTCAGACCCCACCTTTGGCTGCACGTCTGCCAGTGATCAATTGTACAGCAAGCCTCTTGATACATGCTTAGCACAGCCAGTGATGAAGGCTGCCCCAGGTCCCCAGCTTCAAGACCCTGTCAGTGGGTTACAGGAGATGGCTCTGTGTTCTGTGGTGGCTGAAACGGTACCCCTGGCAGAACTCTGTAACCACAGTGGTGTTCCAGCAAAATCCAGCCACTTGGAACAAGGTCATTTTGTGCATCTTTTCTCACCTGCTGAGAGCCAGCCTTTGGTAGATCAGTCCCAGAGCCCCCTGGAGGTGCAGAGCCCAGAACTGGCCATCCCCACTGCTCCCCAAGAGGATGCTGCAACAGACATCTCTCCGTGTTTTGGGCCCTTTCCTCCTGTGGTTATTAAAGAAGCTTGCCTTCCTCCTTTCCTGGCCCCTCTGGGTACCAGTCTTACCCAGCCTGCCTTTCTGGATCCAGGGCTGACCATGATGGGCATCTTAGAAGCTGGAGTCCCTAACACGAACCAACAGGAGGGCGTGTCTCCCGGCTCGAGTCCCTTTCTCGCTCCGCTGTGCCCCGCAGACCTATCCTCCTGTTGTCTTTCCAAGACGGATGAGGCTGTCGTCTCCACTGCTCCCCACTCGCAGTGTTTCCCCTCAGTGGGCATTGATGACAGCCTGCTGCCCACCGCCAGCTTCTCCTCAGAGTCGGACTGGGACTGCGGCCTGCTGTCTCGGCTGGAAGCTCCTCCAGCTCCCTGTGGGCAGAGCAACCTGGACCTGGATGTTCTGCGGCGGACGTGTGCCCGGGTGCAGGACAGCGGATACGAGTCAcggctgtgctctgtgctccgTCCCAGCCCCGAGCAGGAGTGGGCGGCCGCTGGCGCCACCTCTCGCTGCAGCAACCAGACTGAGCCACTCCCCTTCAGAGCCCTGGAGCCCTGTCTTGAAGCCGGGCCTGTATGA